The Rattus rattus isolate New Zealand chromosome X, Rrattus_CSIRO_v1, whole genome shotgun sequence genome has a window encoding:
- the LOC116888192 gene encoding 60S ribosomal protein L21-like, translating into MGTVQKRMPQKCYHSHTGRAYNVTQHVIGTIANKQVKGKILVMRVNVQIEEIKHWKSRYSFLKPVKETDQRNKNAKEKGSWIQLKCQPVPPKEAHFMRTNGK; encoded by the coding sequence atgggcacagTTCAAAAAAGAATGCCCCAAAAGTGTTACCACAGCCACACTGGAAGAGCCTATAATGTCACTCAGCATGTCATTGGCACTATTGCAAACAAacaagttaaaggcaagattcttGTCATGAGGGTCAATGTGCAGATTGAGGAGATCAAGCACTGGAAGAGCAGATACAGCTTCCTGAAGCCAGTGAAGGAGACCGATCAGAGGAATAAGAATGCCAAAGAGAAGGGCTCCTGGATTCAGCTGAAGTGCCAGCCTGTGCCACCCAAAGAAGCACACTTTATGAGGACTAATGGAAAGTAG